A DNA window from Gemmatimonadota bacterium contains the following coding sequences:
- a CDS encoding phytanoyl-CoA dioxygenase family protein has product MAMVDMKQIHDLEDATDLLRHPDELRHRAAEHGCLFFRRLLDPARVMDVRRQVLGVCREHGWLSPGSDLTAGIANPGISVFEGDDPRWQAFYDDVQRIRDFHALALDPAIIHMLEVLFGEPVLAHSRNICRLVFPDTNAHSTPPHQDNYFIGGSDETWTAWIPLGDCPEALGGLAVNRGSHRSGMLETTEGVGPGGRQVPVEDASAWVGGDYTCGDVIILHSLTIHQGRDNMTADRLRLSSDYRYQPRSHPVREDSLQPHMNWLTWDQVYEHWDEGDPVKHYWKDWDLDVVKREPR; this is encoded by the coding sequence ATGGCGATGGTCGACATGAAGCAGATCCACGACCTGGAAGACGCGACAGACCTGCTGAGACACCCCGACGAACTGCGACATCGCGCTGCGGAGCACGGGTGTCTTTTCTTCCGGCGACTGCTCGATCCAGCGCGCGTGATGGACGTCCGGCGCCAGGTACTCGGCGTGTGCCGGGAACATGGGTGGCTCTCTCCGGGCTCGGACCTGACGGCCGGTATCGCGAATCCCGGCATCAGCGTGTTTGAAGGCGACGATCCGCGCTGGCAGGCTTTCTACGACGATGTACAGCGGATCCGTGACTTCCACGCATTGGCCCTCGACCCCGCGATAATCCACATGCTCGAAGTGCTATTCGGAGAACCCGTGCTGGCCCACAGCCGGAACATCTGCCGGCTCGTGTTCCCGGACACGAACGCCCACTCGACCCCGCCTCACCAGGACAACTACTTCATCGGCGGTTCAGACGAGACGTGGACGGCCTGGATCCCGCTCGGCGACTGCCCCGAGGCACTCGGCGGGCTCGCTGTCAACCGGGGATCCCACCGTAGCGGCATGCTGGAGACGACCGAAGGCGTGGGACCAGGCGGGCGGCAGGTACCCGTCGAAGACGCTTCCGCCTGGGTCGGTGGCGACTATACCTGTGGGGACGTCATTATCCTCCACAGCCTGACGATTCACCAGGGCCGCGACAACATGACGGCGGACCGTCTCCGGCTGTCGTCCGACTACCGGTACCAGCCGAGAAGCCACCCGGTCCGGGAGGATTCCCTCCAGCCCCACATGAACTGGTTGACGTGGGACCAGGTCTACGAACATTGGGATGAGGGCGATCCGGTGAAGCACTACTGGAAGGACTGGGACCTGGACGTGGTCAAGCGCGAACCGCGGTAG
- a CDS encoding SDR family NAD(P)-dependent oxidoreductase, with protein sequence MFNPVIKTAQHLVRMFLPKPMAVPVDLAGRHVIVTGASPGSLGYETARILAGWGAIVVATRVRDVSLMEAALKDDLCKRGADADNLMAHALDLSDPESVNAFAAWYRDRHQGRLHVLVNNAGIHKKTLAPRTEAPLTEDGLEVHWRTNYLGAFHLTRALLPLLQRSGLESGDARVVNVSSGLHDRVGNAGLFDEVAHRDRPNCDLPRRNLPHGDRPPRVTPRYHSWNAYGKSKLAMNHMAFEIERRFAESHNLHGVAVHPGVVMTNLTLPQAFDGWIGKTLHRISSALASLVLLSPKAGAQTIVMCASRRPLQGGRYYERCDVAEPSADSLDADASKRLWEQSERWVGTLAKGRSTPDSC encoded by the coding sequence ATGTTCAATCCAGTTATCAAAACTGCCCAGCACCTGGTGCGGATGTTCCTGCCCAAACCGATGGCGGTGCCGGTCGATCTGGCGGGGCGCCACGTGATTGTGACCGGGGCATCGCCCGGTTCGCTCGGGTACGAAACCGCGAGGATCCTCGCGGGCTGGGGTGCAATAGTCGTGGCGACACGGGTCCGCGACGTGTCCCTGATGGAAGCGGCGCTGAAAGACGACCTGTGCAAGCGCGGCGCCGACGCGGACAACCTCATGGCGCATGCGCTGGATCTCTCCGACCCGGAAAGCGTCAACGCCTTCGCCGCCTGGTACCGCGACAGACACCAGGGTAGGCTTCATGTGCTGGTCAACAACGCGGGCATCCACAAGAAGACCCTGGCCCCGCGCACGGAAGCGCCATTGACCGAAGACGGCTTAGAGGTTCACTGGCGGACCAACTACCTCGGCGCCTTTCACCTGACCCGGGCGCTGCTGCCACTCCTGCAACGGTCCGGACTCGAAAGCGGCGACGCACGGGTCGTCAACGTGTCCTCCGGCCTGCACGACCGGGTTGGGAACGCGGGTCTGTTCGACGAGGTTGCACACCGCGACCGGCCGAATTGTGATTTACCGCGCCGCAACTTGCCGCACGGCGATAGGCCACCCCGCGTTACGCCGCGGTACCACTCCTGGAACGCGTACGGAAAGTCGAAACTGGCGATGAATCACATGGCTTTTGAAATCGAAAGACGATTCGCCGAATCACATAACCTGCACGGGGTGGCCGTACACCCGGGTGTCGTAATGACCAACCTGACCCTGCCGCAGGCGTTTGATGGCTGGATCGGCAAAACACTCCATCGTATCAGTTCCGCGCTGGCCTCGCTGGTCCTGCTGTCCCCGAAAGCCGGGGCGCAGACCATCGTGATGTGCGCGAGCCGGCGTCCGCTGCAAGGGGGAAGATACTACGAGCGCTGCGACGTCGCCGAACCGAGCGCGGACAGCCTCGACGCCGATGCCTCGAAACGCCTGTGGGAGCAGTCGGAACGGTGGGTCGGGACCCTGGCGAAGGGCCGGAGCACCCCCGATTCCTGTTGA
- a CDS encoding phytanoyl-CoA dioxygenase family protein, with amino-acid sequence MDNELLKRGFVPRPLTSAQRKALDTDGFIVLEEIIPPDWLAGLRHAFDEIHDREGDKAGEEVAQMEGVRRLADLINKGSVFDAVYLHPELLTAVYHVLQRPFKLHSLNGHDPLPGSGLQILHADWGQPAEPGGPYHVVNSMWMLDDFTGTNGATRCVPGSHRIPGRITDHVADRLADHPDQVHLTGRAGSVAVFNGSLWHSSYVNRSDAPRRALHCAFIAREHPQQTNQREYLRPETARRLSPLARYILDVEDGPR; translated from the coding sequence TTGGACAATGAACTACTTAAACGGGGATTCGTACCCCGGCCGCTGACGTCCGCACAACGCAAGGCGCTGGACACCGACGGCTTCATTGTACTGGAGGAGATCATCCCGCCGGACTGGCTCGCCGGATTGCGCCACGCTTTCGACGAGATTCATGACCGCGAAGGCGACAAGGCCGGCGAGGAGGTAGCGCAGATGGAAGGGGTACGCCGGCTTGCCGATCTGATTAACAAGGGATCGGTATTCGACGCGGTCTACCTGCATCCCGAGCTCTTGACGGCGGTCTACCATGTCCTGCAGCGGCCCTTCAAGCTGCACTCGCTCAACGGGCACGACCCGCTGCCGGGAAGCGGGCTGCAAATACTGCACGCCGATTGGGGCCAACCCGCCGAGCCCGGCGGCCCCTACCACGTCGTCAACTCCATGTGGATGCTCGACGATTTCACCGGGACCAACGGAGCGACACGCTGCGTGCCCGGCAGCCACCGGATACCGGGCCGGATTACCGACCACGTAGCCGATCGCCTGGCGGACCACCCCGACCAGGTACACCTGACGGGCCGCGCCGGCTCAGTGGCCGTATTCAACGGCAGTCTCTGGCACAGTTCCTATGTCAACCGCAGCGACGCCCCACGACGCGCCCTGCACTGCGCCTTTATCGCCCGCGAACACCCGCAGCAGACCAATCAACGGGAGTATCTGCGGCCCGAGACTGCCCGGCGCCTGTCCCCGCTGGCGCGCTACATCCTGGACGTCGAGGACGGCCCGCGGTAA
- a CDS encoding DUF1295 domain-containing protein codes for MIEWLGIEHLFELSRTEAIWGFFTPLIVYAVFFVVQLMLPGRWVPGYVVNLGTGEPRNYRLNGLLVFLIAIVVWALELTGLPLDWFYRSSVYAVAGGTVFAIIFTLIAVFTQPEGKVKNRFLAWWFGRAQEISFFNERIDVKMYMYVVGGTMLSLNALSGAVYHYELFGENANPGVILYAAFFTFYIMDYMIFERVQLYTYDLIHENVGFKLIWGCLVVYGWLFILPLWGMAAYPNPGFSPAWTNFWLIGTSALFLFGWGISRGANLQKYTFKRWPDRKFLGLIAPKYIQSGDRRILCSGLWGLARHLNYMGEGFLALSIALIFGHFANFWAWTYFIFIVSLFVYRQWDDDRHCAEKYGADQWEEYRERVKYRIVPGIY; via the coding sequence ATGATCGAATGGCTGGGTATCGAACACCTTTTCGAACTTTCCCGGACGGAAGCGATCTGGGGATTCTTCACCCCACTGATCGTCTACGCCGTGTTTTTCGTGGTCCAGCTCATGCTTCCCGGCAGGTGGGTCCCCGGCTACGTCGTCAACCTGGGGACGGGCGAGCCCCGCAACTACCGGCTGAACGGCCTGCTCGTGTTCTTGATCGCGATCGTCGTATGGGCGCTCGAACTCACCGGGCTGCCCCTCGACTGGTTCTACCGGTCCTCGGTCTATGCCGTGGCTGGTGGCACGGTCTTCGCCATCATCTTCACCCTGATCGCCGTGTTCACCCAACCGGAAGGCAAGGTGAAGAACCGGTTCCTGGCATGGTGGTTCGGCCGTGCGCAGGAGATCTCGTTCTTCAATGAACGCATCGATGTGAAGATGTACATGTACGTGGTGGGCGGGACGATGCTGTCGCTCAACGCCCTGTCCGGCGCCGTGTACCATTACGAGCTCTTCGGCGAGAACGCCAATCCGGGCGTCATCCTCTACGCGGCGTTCTTCACTTTCTACATCATGGACTACATGATCTTTGAGCGCGTACAGCTATACACCTACGACCTGATCCACGAGAATGTCGGCTTCAAGCTGATCTGGGGCTGCCTCGTGGTCTACGGCTGGCTGTTCATTCTTCCGCTCTGGGGGATGGCCGCGTACCCGAACCCCGGATTCTCTCCGGCGTGGACGAATTTCTGGCTCATCGGCACGTCCGCCCTATTCCTGTTTGGCTGGGGCATCTCGCGCGGCGCCAACCTGCAGAAATACACCTTCAAGCGATGGCCCGACCGCAAGTTCCTCGGCCTTATTGCGCCGAAATATATACAGTCCGGCGACCGCAGGATCCTGTGCAGCGGTCTGTGGGGTCTGGCCCGCCACTTGAACTACATGGGCGAGGGGTTCCTTGCCCTGTCCATCGCCCTGATATTCGGCCACTTCGCGAACTTCTGGGCCTGGACCTATTTCATCTTCATCGTGTCCCTGTTCGTGTACCGGCAATGGGACGACGACCGTCACTGCGCCGAGAAATACGGCGCCGACCAGTGGGAGGAGTACCGGGAGCGGGTGAAGTACCGGATCGTGCCGGGAATTTATTGA
- a CDS encoding class I SAM-dependent methyltransferase, which produces MAANRTRESQRLLHSVKDKYNGPEELDIRKGELKNGIREAEQAFAGKYPINSPLLDIGCATGRLCFALARLGYDVTGIDVAEKQIEQAKRNAKAERIDATFLQYEMPILPFPDASLAAAFVGNVYCYVPHRASRIAFLEEIARVLYPNGEVFLSQTVLDSVLEGYDDLYDDNYRKFAPDYETLEEGDGFVLGAPHYLHFFFAEDLKAELEASPLQIVSSNLKMSAFNCVLRK; this is translated from the coding sequence ATGGCCGCCAACAGAACACGGGAATCCCAGAGATTATTGCACTCCGTAAAGGATAAATACAATGGTCCTGAAGAACTTGATATTCGAAAAGGCGAACTGAAAAACGGTATTCGGGAGGCGGAACAGGCGTTCGCAGGAAAGTACCCGATAAACAGTCCCTTGCTGGACATTGGATGCGCGACCGGGCGATTGTGCTTCGCCCTAGCGCGGCTGGGATACGACGTCACCGGTATTGATGTCGCCGAGAAACAGATTGAACAGGCAAAGCGAAATGCGAAAGCGGAACGCATCGACGCGACGTTTCTACAATACGAGATGCCGATTCTGCCTTTCCCCGACGCCTCACTTGCCGCTGCATTTGTGGGAAACGTTTATTGCTATGTCCCGCACCGCGCGTCACGTATCGCTTTTCTGGAAGAGATCGCGCGTGTGCTGTATCCAAATGGCGAGGTTTTTCTTTCGCAGACGGTCCTGGATTCCGTACTGGAGGGTTACGATGACCTCTACGATGACAACTACCGTAAATTCGCTCCCGATTACGAGACCCTGGAGGAGGGAGACGGATTCGTGCTGGGAGCGCCGCACTATTTACACTTCTTCTTCGCCGAAGATCTCAAGGCTGAACTGGAAGCATCTCCGCTTCAGATTGTGAGTTCAAATTTGAAGATGTCAGCATTCAATTGTGTTTTGCGTAAGTAA